A region from the uncultured Draconibacterium sp. genome encodes:
- a CDS encoding site-specific integrase: protein MNLPKLIHPEFNENELKARKVSLIAFFDTARKRKDGTSTVKLQILHNRQKKLYSTGFNMSKDDYVKLCAHKPNAELREKRKFIFGYLRRAYDIILELDRFSFDEFDKKYNSRRKNSNILTYFKSYIELLSDEERFSSASSYTGAMNKLIAFKGANTKCIYFSDINVSFLKKFEKWMIGNGASVSTVGIYCRNIRTLFNQAIRNGDTSRDNYPFGSHSHGLYPIPQTRNIKKSLSLADLKKLTEYLPENDQEAFYLDMWLFSYMGNGMNPRDMLRLRNLNVIDADTIYFHRSKTANSNRRSKPIVIKLLERSKAILAKHRSISIDDNDYLFPILTGDESPEVEHKRIKQFVKQMNKYMDRIRLKLGIEQKITSIFARHSFATVSKRSGVGTDYIAESLGHSNLQTTESYLDSFEDETRIENTKKLLDFD, encoded by the coding sequence ATGAATTTACCTAAATTGATTCACCCTGAGTTTAATGAAAATGAATTGAAAGCCCGTAAGGTTTCTTTGATTGCATTTTTTGACACAGCTCGGAAAAGAAAGGACGGTACTTCTACCGTTAAATTGCAAATCCTCCACAATAGACAAAAGAAGCTGTATTCTACTGGCTTTAACATGTCGAAAGATGACTATGTAAAACTATGTGCTCACAAACCTAATGCTGAATTACGTGAAAAAAGGAAGTTTATTTTCGGTTATCTCCGCAGGGCTTATGATATTATTTTGGAATTGGATAGATTCTCATTTGATGAGTTTGATAAAAAATATAATTCCAGAAGAAAAAACAGTAACATCTTAACTTATTTCAAAAGTTATATTGAGCTTTTAAGTGATGAAGAACGTTTTTCTTCTGCGTCTAGCTATACTGGTGCAATGAACAAACTTATCGCGTTTAAAGGTGCCAATACCAAGTGTATTTACTTCTCTGATATAAATGTTTCTTTTCTGAAGAAATTTGAGAAGTGGATGATCGGTAATGGCGCTTCTGTTTCTACTGTTGGAATTTATTGCCGGAATATAAGGACTTTGTTTAATCAAGCCATAAGGAATGGTGATACTTCCAGGGATAATTATCCTTTTGGAAGTCATAGTCATGGTCTTTATCCCATTCCTCAAACGCGTAACATCAAAAAGAGCCTTTCTTTAGCTGACTTAAAGAAGTTGACTGAATATTTACCGGAGAATGACCAAGAGGCCTTTTATCTTGATATGTGGTTGTTTTCTTATATGGGAAATGGTATGAATCCAAGAGATATGCTCAGGTTGCGTAACCTTAATGTTATTGATGCGGATACAATTTACTTCCATCGTTCTAAAACTGCTAATTCTAACCGCAGGTCAAAACCGATTGTTATTAAACTGCTTGAGCGTAGTAAGGCAATTCTTGCTAAGCACCGCTCAATAAGTATAGATGATAATGACTATCTATTCCCTATTTTAACTGGTGATGAATCTCCAGAGGTTGAACATAAAAGGATTAAGCAGTTTGTTAAGCAAATGAATAAATATATGGATCGTATTCGTTTGAAGTTGGGCATTGAGCAGAAGATCACTTCTATCTTCGCTCGTCACTCTTTTGCTACTGTCTCAAAACGCTCTGGTGTTGGCACGGATTATATTGCCGAATCTTTAGGGCATTCCAACCTTCAAACCACTGAGAGTTACTTAGATTCCTTTGAAGATGAAACCCGTATTGAGAATACCAAGAAATTGCTTGATTTTGACTAA
- a CDS encoding helix-turn-helix domain-containing protein — protein MVLNIESATSTNQKSLINRVLNYIRQRRLYLMVIGDIKKQLWEEIGTNLQSEDQERISVIISSKMTQQQDLERVEVQQKDANNPKDKTARNKREKQKRNGKGDFTVIGAAEYLGMGVSTIRKYQTDKKIKGYKNGNKRFFTREELDKLSVKEKTDEEIKQDIEERVLKKNKENRNNKVADKK, from the coding sequence ATGGTTTTAAATATCGAAAGCGCTACAAGCACAAATCAAAAGTCTTTAATAAACCGAGTATTAAACTACATCCGACAAAGGAGACTATATCTAATGGTCATCGGAGACATAAAAAAACAGCTATGGGAGGAGATAGGAACTAATCTTCAAAGTGAAGATCAGGAACGAATAAGCGTCATTATCAGTTCTAAAATGACTCAGCAACAAGACTTAGAGAGAGTTGAAGTTCAACAAAAAGACGCTAACAATCCAAAAGACAAAACCGCAAGGAATAAGCGAGAAAAGCAAAAGCGAAATGGGAAAGGAGACTTTACCGTAATAGGTGCTGCCGAGTATCTGGGAATGGGTGTTTCAACAATACGAAAATATCAGACAGACAAAAAAATCAAAGGATATAAGAACGGAAATAAAAGATTCTTCACGAGAGAAGAACTGGATAAACTATCAGTAAAAGAAAAGACTGACGAAGAAATAAAACAAGACATTGAAGAACGAGTACTAAAAAAGAATAAGGAAAATAGGAATAATAAGGTAGCCGACAAAAAATGA
- a CDS encoding JAB domain-containing protein codes for MSFDKLKTLALAEIQVQYSNNIKSSDRVKITSSRDAERAFREVWEQPLQHRESFYVLFLDRSNSVLGFFLVSLGGVSGTVVDQKLIFQTALKVNASSVIAAHNHPSNNLEPSQADLNITRKIKESGVLLDIPLLDHLIICQENYRSLADDGYL; via the coding sequence ATGTCGTTTGATAAATTAAAAACATTAGCTCTTGCTGAAATTCAAGTTCAGTATTCTAATAATATTAAGTCGTCGGATAGAGTCAAAATTACTAGCTCTAGAGACGCTGAAAGAGCTTTTAGAGAGGTATGGGAGCAACCTTTACAGCACCGGGAGTCTTTCTATGTCCTGTTTTTAGATCGCTCTAATTCGGTATTAGGTTTCTTTCTCGTTAGCTTGGGTGGAGTATCCGGCACTGTGGTTGATCAAAAGTTAATCTTTCAGACTGCCTTGAAAGTTAACGCTAGCTCCGTTATTGCTGCTCATAACCATCCATCGAATAATCTTGAGCCCAGTCAGGCTGATCTTAACATTACTCGCAAGATTAAAGAGTCCGGGGTGCTTCTGGATATTCCCTTACTGGACCATCTTATTATCTGTCAGGAAAACTATCGTTCGCTGGCGGATGACGGTTATTTATAG
- a CDS encoding type I restriction endonuclease subunit R, with the protein MTNYKPIAESNNFIVLDKYTKFSEMNEAPVGYQTEAGLEKEFIQDLKNQGYEYLPKLTTPEKMLANVRVQLQTLNNMEFTESEWARFVEEYLDKPSDNLIDKTRKLHDNFIYDFVFDDGHIQNIYIVNKKNIARNKVQVISQFEQKGTEANRYDVTILVNGLPLVQIELKKRGVAIREAFNQVHRYSKESFNSNNSLYKYLQVFVISNGTDSRYFANTVERNKNSFDFTMNWAKANNSLIKDLKDFTATFFQKNTLLKVLLGYSVFDISNTLLVMRPYQIAATERILWKITSSYQAKKWSTTESGGYIWHTTGSGKTLTSFKAARLATELEFIDKVFFVVDRKDLDFQTMKEYQRFSPDSVNGSESTAGLKRNIEKEDNKIIVTTIQKLNNLMKSENGLPIYQKQVVFIFDEAHRSQFGEAQKNLKKKFKKYYQFGFTGTPIFPENALGAETTGSVFGRELHSYVITDAIRDEKVLKFKVDYNDVRPRFKAIETEQDEKKLTAAENKQALLHPTRIKEISQYILQNYKQKTHRLQGSNKGFNAMFAVSSVDAAKCYYEAINKLQKDTEKPLKIATIFSYAANEEQNAAGEIPDENFEPTALDTSAKEFLTSAIKDYNAMFRTSFGVDSKEFQNYYRDLAKRVKNKEVDLLIVVGMFLTGFDAPTLNTLFVDKNLRYHGLMQAFSRTNRIYNATKTFGNIVTFRDLEIATIDAITLFGDNSTRDVVLEKSYKEYLEGFTDIATGKARRGYIEVVRELNEKFPKPDEIVTEKDKKEFSKLFGEYLRVENILQNYDEFTHLKALKSINIDDPTAIEEFKEKHFVTDDDIAAMQEIEMIAERTIQDYRSTYNDIRDWLRREKSSKETEESDIDWDDVVFEVDLLKSQEINLDYILELIFEHNKKTKNKVELVEEIRRVIRASVGNRAKESLVVDFINSTDLNTIPDKATIIDAFFSYAQSKQKAEATELIVDENLNEEEAKRYITTSLRREYASENGTELNALLPKMSPLNPQYLTKKHSVFQKISAFVEKFKGVGGQI; encoded by the coding sequence ATGACAAACTATAAACCCATAGCAGAATCAAATAACTTCATTGTTCTAGATAAATATACAAAGTTCTCAGAGATGAATGAAGCACCAGTAGGCTATCAAACAGAGGCTGGCTTAGAGAAAGAATTCATCCAAGATTTAAAAAATCAGGGCTATGAGTACCTGCCAAAGCTTACTACACCTGAAAAGATGCTTGCAAATGTGAGAGTTCAGCTGCAAACTCTAAACAACATGGAGTTTACAGAAAGTGAATGGGCACGATTTGTAGAGGAGTATCTTGATAAGCCTAGCGATAACCTTATAGACAAAACAAGAAAACTACATGATAACTTCATCTACGATTTTGTATTTGACGATGGCCATATCCAAAATATTTACATAGTCAATAAAAAAAACATAGCTCGAAATAAAGTCCAGGTAATATCACAGTTTGAACAGAAAGGAACAGAAGCCAATCGCTATGACGTCACCATTTTGGTTAATGGATTACCATTGGTTCAAATAGAGCTAAAAAAACGAGGAGTTGCAATACGCGAAGCTTTTAATCAGGTACATCGTTACAGTAAAGAGAGCTTCAATAGTAACAACTCACTTTATAAGTACTTACAGGTTTTTGTCATCTCAAATGGTACCGATAGCCGCTATTTTGCAAATACGGTAGAACGTAATAAAAATAGTTTCGATTTCACCATGAACTGGGCGAAGGCCAATAACAGCCTAATCAAAGACCTAAAAGACTTTACAGCAACATTCTTTCAGAAAAACACGCTATTAAAGGTACTATTGGGATATTCAGTATTTGATATCAGTAATACGCTCCTGGTGATGCGCCCCTACCAGATAGCAGCAACCGAACGTATCTTATGGAAAATAACAAGTTCATATCAAGCTAAAAAGTGGTCTACAACTGAAAGTGGAGGCTATATATGGCATACCACAGGATCAGGCAAAACCCTCACCAGCTTTAAGGCAGCACGTCTAGCGACAGAACTCGAGTTTATTGATAAAGTATTCTTTGTAGTAGATCGAAAAGACCTCGACTTTCAAACAATGAAAGAGTATCAACGCTTTTCACCAGATAGTGTTAATGGATCAGAGAGTACAGCAGGTCTCAAACGCAATATTGAGAAAGAGGACAATAAAATCATTGTCACAACAATACAGAAACTGAATAATCTCATGAAAAGTGAGAACGGTCTTCCCATCTACCAAAAGCAGGTCGTTTTTATCTTTGACGAAGCGCATCGATCACAATTTGGGGAGGCCCAAAAGAATCTCAAAAAGAAGTTTAAGAAGTACTATCAGTTTGGGTTTACCGGGACACCAATCTTTCCAGAAAACGCATTAGGGGCAGAAACTACCGGAAGCGTATTTGGACGTGAGCTACATTCCTACGTAATAACGGATGCGATTAGAGATGAAAAGGTACTTAAGTTTAAGGTAGACTACAATGATGTACGGCCAAGGTTTAAGGCAATTGAGACAGAGCAAGATGAGAAGAAACTAACAGCAGCTGAAAATAAACAAGCCTTGCTACATCCTACTCGAATCAAAGAGATTTCTCAATACATATTACAGAACTATAAGCAGAAAACTCATCGATTACAAGGGAGTAATAAAGGGTTTAATGCAATGTTTGCCGTGAGTAGTGTAGATGCTGCAAAATGTTATTACGAAGCCATAAACAAACTACAAAAGGACACAGAAAAACCGCTAAAGATTGCTACAATATTCTCATATGCAGCGAACGAAGAGCAAAATGCGGCAGGAGAAATTCCAGATGAGAACTTTGAACCTACTGCACTGGATACGAGTGCAAAAGAATTTTTAACATCTGCTATCAAAGACTACAACGCGATGTTTAGAACCAGTTTTGGGGTTGATAGCAAAGAGTTTCAAAACTATTATCGTGACCTCGCCAAACGAGTAAAGAACAAAGAAGTAGACCTCCTAATTGTTGTAGGAATGTTTCTAACGGGCTTTGATGCACCCACGCTCAATACGCTTTTTGTAGACAAGAACTTGCGATATCATGGATTAATGCAGGCCTTTTCACGCACAAATCGGATATACAACGCCACCAAAACCTTTGGGAATATAGTAACTTTCAGGGATCTAGAAATAGCGACAATAGATGCTATCACCCTATTTGGAGATAACAGTACCAGAGATGTAGTGCTGGAGAAAAGCTATAAAGAGTATTTGGAAGGCTTTACAGATATTGCAACAGGGAAAGCACGACGAGGGTATATAGAGGTAGTAAGAGAGTTAAACGAAAAGTTTCCTAAACCAGATGAGATTGTCACAGAGAAAGATAAAAAAGAGTTCTCAAAACTTTTTGGAGAATACTTACGTGTTGAAAATATCCTCCAAAACTATGATGAATTCACCCATCTCAAAGCATTGAAATCAATAAACATAGACGACCCAACAGCTATTGAAGAATTCAAAGAAAAACACTTTGTAACAGATGACGACATAGCTGCAATGCAAGAGATCGAAATGATAGCAGAACGAACTATTCAAGACTATCGATCCACCTACAATGACATACGTGACTGGCTCCGACGTGAGAAAAGCAGCAAAGAAACGGAGGAATCAGATATTGATTGGGATGATGTAGTCTTTGAAGTTGATTTGCTTAAATCACAAGAGATAAACCTGGACTATATCCTGGAACTAATTTTTGAGCACAACAAAAAGACTAAGAACAAGGTAGAATTAGTTGAAGAAATACGCCGTGTAATACGTGCAAGTGTAGGCAATAGAGCAAAGGAAAGCTTAGTAGTAGATTTTATCAATAGCACCGACCTTAACACCATTCCTGATAAAGCAACAATTATAGATGCGTTCTTTTCTTATGCACAGAGTAAGCAGAAGGCAGAAGCAACGGAACTTATTGTTGATGAGAATTTAAATGAAGAAGAAGCAAAACGATACATCACAACTTCATTAAGACGCGAATACGCCAGTGAAAATGGTACTGAGCTCAATGCACTGTTGCCTAAAATGAGTCCGTTAAATCCGCAATACTTAACAAAGAAGCATAGTGTATTTCAAAAAATCAGTGCATTTGTTGAGAAGTTTAAAGGTGTGGGTGGTCAAATTTAA
- a CDS encoding AAA family ATPase, giving the protein MGQSLAEIAQNIKDTNKKVQLIYAFNGVGKTRLSREFKEMVAPKDSDTEEPEESGVKVLYYNAFTEDLFYWDNDLDADSERKLKIQPNNFTNWVLAEQGQDPNIISNFQHYTSESITPKFSPDFTEVSFSIESGDDESIENVKISKGEESNFIWCVFYSLLEQVVEVLNTPESEDRETDQFNDLEYVFIDDPVSSLDDTHLIELAVNIAQLIKSSLSDLKFVITTHNPLFYNVLYNEFNNSDSRTGYRSRHSQKKRLEKLYDGTFLLVNQSSDTPFSYHLYLFSELEKAIETGEIQKYHFNFLRNILEKTSTFLGYEKWRDLLPEETEGSREAYFNRIINLSSHGKFSGEEITVIEDNDKRVLAYLVREINTMYRFKSLSRETT; this is encoded by the coding sequence ATGGGACAGTCACTAGCCGAAATCGCACAAAATATCAAGGATACCAATAAAAAAGTACAATTAATCTACGCATTTAATGGTGTCGGCAAAACACGCCTGTCACGAGAGTTTAAAGAAATGGTAGCTCCAAAAGATTCTGATACAGAAGAACCCGAGGAATCAGGCGTTAAAGTACTATACTATAATGCCTTTACCGAAGATCTCTTCTACTGGGACAATGATTTGGATGCAGACTCAGAGAGAAAGCTAAAAATACAACCCAACAATTTTACAAATTGGGTGCTTGCTGAGCAAGGGCAAGACCCTAACATAATATCAAATTTTCAACACTATACAAGTGAGTCCATCACACCAAAATTCAGCCCTGATTTTACGGAAGTATCATTTTCAATAGAAAGTGGCGATGACGAGAGTATAGAAAATGTAAAAATCTCGAAGGGAGAAGAAAGTAACTTTATATGGTGCGTATTTTATAGTCTACTGGAACAAGTAGTTGAAGTATTAAATACTCCCGAATCCGAAGACCGGGAAACCGATCAGTTTAATGATTTAGAATATGTTTTTATTGACGATCCAGTAAGTTCATTAGATGATACTCACTTAATCGAACTAGCTGTAAATATAGCTCAATTAATAAAATCCAGTCTGTCTGATTTGAAATTTGTAATTACAACGCACAATCCATTATTTTACAACGTGCTATACAATGAATTTAACAATTCAGACAGCCGCACAGGATATAGAAGTAGACACTCACAGAAAAAGCGTTTAGAAAAGTTGTATGACGGAACTTTTTTGCTCGTCAATCAATCCAGTGATACACCATTCTCTTATCACCTCTACCTATTCTCAGAACTAGAGAAAGCAATAGAAACGGGTGAAATTCAAAAATATCATTTTAATTTTCTACGTAATATATTAGAGAAGACATCCACATTTCTCGGATATGAAAAGTGGAGAGACCTATTACCAGAAGAAACGGAAGGATCGCGCGAAGCATATTTCAACCGAATAATAAACTTGTCAAGCCACGGGAAATTTTCAGGTGAAGAAATCACTGTAATAGAAGACAATGATAAAAGGGTGTTAGCATACCTAGTCCGTGAAATAAATACAATGTATCGATTCAAATCGCTCAGTAGAGAAACAACATAA